The sequence TGAAACTGGTTTTTGATACTCGGTGCGGCACCCCGGATGGCAAGCACATTTTCCGAGAAGAGCTATGTGAGCAGCGGTGTCCGGTACGCTCAGAGGGTGCCCGGCTTGCTGGGGAGGAGCTCCCGGGAATACGAACGAGTTAGGAAGTCCACGCGTCACTGAGGGAGCTTCTTGGGGACTTGGCGGCGGGGCACGAGTCGCCCCGCCGCCTGCAGCAGGGCGCGCAATCAGCCGGTGGCGGCGCCGGGACCGTCCCTCCCTGGTCGGTGGCGCTACCTCCTCGGCCTCGGGCCCCGGTTGGATGAAGCACTTTGTTTACCTCACCCGGGCTGGGCCATCctggggggggcagggggagaggcgACCGTCCGCGCCCGGAGCCGGGAGCTGCCAAGGCAGGGGCAGCCGCCTGCGGGCGCGGGGAGCCGCCCGAGGACTGGCAGCGGCGAGGCTGATTGATGGGCCTCCGGCTCAATAAGGGGGGGccccgggcgggggcggggcggggccgacGCTGCGCTCAGCCAGTCGCCGGGGCCGCCGGGTggcggtgggggggagggggaggaggctcAGTGGAAATGTATCGGTGACATTGAATGGGGAGACCGAGCGCGAGCgaggcgcgcgcgcgcacacatacAGCCCCGCTCGCGCAGAGATCCCCGGCCACGTAAGTAACTATTAATACCGCCTCGCCGAGAGATGCGGGCGTGCTGAGCTCGGGGATTGGCCTCGGGCACCGTCGGCCGTCCCCTTCCATTTCCAATACACATTTCTCTTACCTCCGGGTGGGGGGAAgaacaaaaatcaaagaagaagagaagcgtCAATTTTCTCCAAAACAACCCCGCCAGGCAGTTTGGGTTGAGAGTAGGGGGTGACGGAGCGGTGGCAAATTATTCCAAGGCGAGATCCAGTGAAAAGAGCGAGAGAGGAGACGGCGTGGGTTGACTGGGCTGGGGGGTGCATCCCTTTCCTGCGCCGGGAGGACCCCCGGAAGCTCGTGCCGGGGACACCGGAGACCATTGATCTACCCTCGTCCTCCCTGCGCGCACTTCTCGCTTTCTCCGGAGGCCGATCCAGAGCGCGAGGGAGCGGCGACGGCATGAGCCGGTGCTGACCTCCGCCCGGCGGGCCAAGCCCTGGGCTTTGTCGCGGTACCTGCGCCCGGCCCGCAACTCCATGCCCGGCTTTTGCAATCTTTTGTTGGCAGCGCTGACCGCTCTAAGTTAAATGCtcccttgctattttttttttctttttgtctgtttgtttaaaTTTTGGAGAGCTCTAGCGATCTTGGAAAAGCCTTAGACGCCATCTACAGTTAAAACGTAGGTAATTACCCTCTCCGGACCCTCTCcggcaacccccccccccccgcgcctTCCACGCCCCCCACCCTTTCCACCAAAAAAGGGGGTGCAGCGCGGATTCAGTCTGCGGTGCGGCGCGAGCCGGTACCCGggcttgtttcctttttctttttgtttggtttctaACGCGCCGAGACCAAGCGGCGGCCGTGTGCGCTTCCCGAAGACTGCACAAACTACAGCGAGGCTCCTCCGCCCGGTCTGCTTCGGGAGCCTGCGTGGGGACTGCTTCGGGAGCCCCAGGGCTGCAGCTCCCCACCTTAGCAATCCGGTTACAAGTCCATATCCACGTTGGAAAAGGAGCGAGCGCGAGAGAGAAACTAAAAGTGCGAAGATCCTGCAAATCGCTGGCGGCTTTGGGAGTAACAAAAGGACCCGAGTTGCTGCCGACCGAGGACCCCCCGGGAGTCGGGCTCGGAGCAGACGAGGTGCCCGGCGGCGCCCGTTTGGGGGGGCTTCTAACTCTTTCTCCACGTAGCCCCCTTCCCGTCCCTCCCCTCTCGGTCGCTTTTAACATCCGTGGCTCCGAGGCGCCTGCAGCCGCACTCGCCCGCGACTCATCTCTCCAgcggttttttttttgtttgtcgaGTGCGATCCCCACACTCATGAACATACACAGGTCTACCCCCATCACAATAGCAAGATATGGGAGATCGCGGAACAAAACCCAGGATTTCGAGGAGTTGTCGTCTATAAGGTCCGCCGAACCAAGCCAGAGTTTCAGCCCGAACCTCGGCTCCCCGAGCCCGCCTGAGACTCCGAACTTGTCGCATTGCGTTTCTTGCATTGGGAAATACTTATTGTTGGAACCCCTGGAGGGAGACCACGTTTTTCGGGCCGTGCATCTGCACAGTGGAGAGGAACTGGTGTGCAAGGTAAAGAGCCCGGGGTTTGCTTTTGGCTGTTTTGTCTTTTGAAAAGATGCCTTTGGGAGGGGGCGGGAGGTTGCCGAGCCCTGCATTCCGGGTGAGGGCGATTCGCCGGATTAATTATCCGTGGGCTCGTTAAATGGGGTTCTGAATTTATTTGTTACCGTTCGACTAGTCGCGAAGTTTTTAGAGCGTTGCAGACAATGGGGCGGGCTGCGGCGGGGGCGTTCTGGGGAGAGCCCGCCGCGGGGAAGGCGGCGGGACTGAGCGGGGGCCACGGCCACGCGTGGTCCTTTCGGCTCATGGAGCCCCTCTGCGTTACGCTGAGTCCCGCGGTCCGGGGATTTCTCCTTGGGtccagccccctccccttccAACCCCGAGGAGGGAATCCCCCCGCTAATTTCTAGGCGCTGATGCCTCGGTTCCTTTCGCAGCCATTGTTCTCGGCAGCGTGCAGGTGTGGAACCTTTGTTCCGTAGGTGCCCTTTAAAAGAGACGCTCAGAGGTGTCCCCTCTGGCTGAGCCCAGGGGCCCAGCGCGGGGAAGGAGTTTACAAAGAGCCTCCTTCTGCCTGGAGCCTTGAAAGGAAGGTTGGGGGCGGAAATCAAAGCCACCAGCGCACCTCTGGGTGTTGGAAATTGTGAATCCTTTgggtctttttctcttcttctcatcTCCAGCTTTCCATGCctgaacaccccccccccccatttgccCCCACTAAacactccccaacccccgcccctcAACACACACCTTCGCCTGTAGGGAATAGAGGCCAGCATTTGGAGCTTTGGGGATCCACAGTGCTAATACAGAGATGGgtacttcagtttccttttcGTCTTTGACCCTGAACTGGTTTGTGTCTCTGTCTTTGTGCGCGTTCACAGCGCTCCAAGACAAGGAGATGAGCAGGGGAATagttgcaacaacaacaacaaaaaatgaagacGGTAGAGCAGGCTACCCAGGAATGTAACATAGATGAAGAATTCATTGTCACTGAATTTTAGCTTAGCTCGGTGTTGGTTTTGTTTGGGAAGGGGTTAAGGAGATAGTTAGAAGTggggacaccccccccccctttgaaATGGGCACTCTGCATAACTGTGCTACAAATAATGCATCACACTTTTACCATCAACCATAGGCTGCTTTGTGAACTTGCTTTCTTTCTCAGGGGACTGGGGTATTTCATTGTGAAAAATGGGTTTTGTGGAGGGTCTCCAGTCTGTTGTGCAGTTGTTTAGTTGCGACCTCAGGGGGAAATCAGAGATTCTTTAAATACTGCTCTCTGCTTGGACTGAACATTTGGTATTTTGCACCTTCTCCAAGTTATTGAGACTCAGAGCAGCTATTCCCAGTTAACCAAAATTCAGTAGGCTATTCAGAGCTGGGTTGAATTCTCAGAAGACCTACAACGTTGTACAATAGGGTAGTCATCCTCTGAAATGAATGAATTCCACAGAGCTGCCACTCTCATATGAAATATGCACAATCACCCAGCAGTGTGTTTTCACTCCTTTTGCTCAACTTCAGTAgagcattttcatatttttcaaaggCTGGAGATGCTTTTAAGTAAAAGGAGTCTGCCGCCAAATTCTGCAGGAACATCTTGCCctgttatttctttgtttaaaggCTGAGGTGACTCTGGCccctgctgtttctttctcccttcAGATTTTTTCAAGACATATTTCACTTTAGGCTGACCTTACAGTGTCATTCGTAGACTTGCTCTCTGGCCTGAAACTGTACTTAATCTGCTTGTTTAGTTATTGCAAAGATTGAATCGGCCCCTTACCAATTACTGTGCCGCTGCAAGTGGATTTAAGTGCAGTATCATTGTTCTGCTTGACAGAGGTCATCCCTTTAAGACACAGCAGCTGTTTGCCTGCCTTTTCACCAGAGGTGATGTGGGTGACTTCTTATGCAAGCGTAGTTGTATAGTTGTGTATATCCTTGAAAGCTCCAAGTGCTTTTTATAAGGCTGCTTGTATGAACTACCCTCATAGATATACTGTGGACTCTTGGCTTACTGCAGGCTCAGTGAAATCTACACATTGAATCCAGTTCCTTTTGACTTCTTAGAATGTAGAGTTCCTGTCTCCTAGCTCTGTGTTGACCCAAGAAAAGTCTTTGTAACAATAGATCCGGTGCAAAGATGCCACTCACAGGAACTCTATAGAATTCTACAGGACATTAttttgggagagagagagagactggagcATCATTTAGCCAAAATAATCATGCCTGTTTATTGTCTTCCTGTGTCTGTGTTAAGCTAGGCCCATGAAGGAAGGGGACTTTAGGGTGTCCTTAGCTTACCGTTTTCATGGAAATGCTTGTAGTCACTGTGTAGATTGACATAATTGCTATCTTGGCAAAatgggcacttttttttttttgcaaatactaTGAATGATGGCCTAATCTCACTGCCTTATCTGATCTGTCACATTATATAACTAAGGAtctaaattaaacatttaaaagaggCTGGCATTGAGGCTTATGGCTTGATTTTGCACTTGAAGGTGATGGTTTAAATACCAATCCAAGCTCATAAATGCCTGTTACAGCTAGTAATAAAAGTTCGGTTCCTACCCATTTGGGAAAACATAAGTACTTGCTTTATTTTGCATACTGTGTCCACCATCTTGGAATTTGGTCTCTCCTACAAAGGGTATGGCTACATTTTGAAGGTGCCATGAATGTTTGACTTTTAATGTTGATTTGGTTTTACAGTAGGACAGGATAATCGACGAAGGgtactgagcaaaaaaaaaaaaatcaccttttatttttttaaaatgcaactcAAAGCAGGAAATATGTTATAAATAATCATGACCCCATGATGGCCACAGAGCCTGCAGCCTGGTGCCTTAGATGCCAGCGTCCTCCTTCTATAACACAGTGTTTACATTAGTCATTGCAAAGCCTTTATTACTCTGGGAAATTTCTGAGGCTTTCCTGGGTTTCTGCAGCCTGGGTGTTAAAGTTGACTCAAGCATTTCAGATGCCTAATTGAATGGACCTCTGAGGTCATTGCTGGCAGGTCATCATTTGACAGTATCAGGGTGTGATTTGTGGTCTCTGGGGACACGGAAGTATTCATTCTTAAATTCTAGGTTATAGTGGCAGCAGCTGTGCCGCTTTCCTGAGATGCCTCATTATGGTTCATTCACAACgttactttgcttcctcacccGCGTTCGCACCAGCACTCCTGAGGTTTTTACAGGGCCGTTTGACTCACagatttgggggttttgtttttgaaatgaagAGAGGCTTCACTCAGGGATTCTTAAATAGCAGCCTATGTCCCTGGCTGGGTTATGGAAAGCCTGTAAGTCCCCTTAAGACAAATCTGTTATTATTGTATGTGCTTTTGAGAATGGGCATTGTCAGCTAAGAGGGGCCAGagctttcatcagattctcagGTAGGGTCTGGACCCATAAAGGTCAACAGTGTTTCCAATCAGCGTCTTCAGTTTATGAAAAGGAGGGCAGCTGAGTGATCCTGAATGCTTTATCCACCTCCTCCAGATTATCGGTGGCCAAGCCAGGATTAGATTCTCAAATTAGATGGTTTCTAGGCCAGCGTTTTTCATTCCCCCACACACACCGCAAAATGATGATCAAGGAGAGTGTGTTCTAACTAATGCAAAAGAGACTGAAGAAGCTAAATGGTGGTGAACTGTTAACATTCAGCGTATTGTTGGAGCAATGTTGGCTCTCCATGCTCCCCAGCAAGAAACACCCATGCCCGCCCCTCACTCTTGCAGACACGGAATAGACTCATCATAGCCACATTCCCGGGGCAGATAGGAAAGCCACATTCCAAACCCAGAGATTTGTATCCCTGATTTAGTGGAGGTCTTGAAATGAATGAaaccgttttttgttttttttttaacctgagaaAATCTCTGTAGTATTAATTCCTATTAGATTTGTTCCCAAAAGGTATTGAGGGTGGATTTGCTTTCGAAATAACCCCACAATGAGGTGGCATTTCACAGGCTCATTTTGATTCATAGAAAATCATTGCATAACTGATTCATTGAGCTAGATGTgtgtggagggaagagagaaaggagcgTGGCTGCTTTCTTAATCAGGACTGTGTCCTTTCTTAGCTCTGCCGCTGGGGGCTTGATTTGACTTGTTATCCGAGCCTCGATTTCCACATCTGTGAGATGAAGGTACTGAATTACGTAACCTTCAGTCTACACATTTAATCTAATAATTGCTATTATGTTGTATACTGCTATACAATCCAATTATGTAGCAAAAACTATGTTGTATATGGTTGTTAGAGCTGTGTAGTGTTGGTGTAtgggtgctttttttttctttgaaggtaAATAAGGTGTTATCTGTGCAGCTTGGGATGTCTCAAATTTTGCCTTAATTTTTCTATAAACAGAGGCGATTAGGAtagagagaaaaacataattaaactTGCCATTTGTGTGTTGTGTTACATCTTGCTAAGCATTCTGAACTTCATTTTTTCATATAATCCTCCCAACACTGTGAGTCAATCACTTGCCCTTTTGCACATGAGGatttggaggctcagagaggtcaagcgaCTTATTCAGTGCTGCGCAGCTGGGAGGCAGGGCCAGTGTGAGCGGGGGTCCAAGCTCAACCCGTGTCTATGGGAGGCATCCGCATTCTGTGATCTGGCTGTAGAGGAGGCACCTCTGACTCTTGTTATTGTTCATCCTGCCCTAGGTGTTTGATATCAGCTGCTACCAGGAGTCCCTGGCCCCCTGTTTTTGCCTGTCTGCCCACAGCAACATCAACCAAATCACCGAAATTATCTTGGGGGAGACCAAAGCCTATGTGTTCTTTGAGCGGAGCTATGGGGACATGCATTCCTTCGTCCGCACCTGCAAGAAGCtgagggaggaggaggcggccAGGCTCTTCTACCAGATCGCCTCAGCCGTGGCCCACTGCCACGACGGGGGGCTGGTGCTCCGGGACCTCAAGCTGCGGAAATTCATCTTTAAGGACGAAGAAAGGTGAGTCTCCTTCCTGTTCAGGCTCAGAGCAGCTTGCCGGAGAGTTTGGAATGGGCATTGTTGGGCTGCCTGTTGTCCAGGTGAGGAGGAGGGACTGTGGAAGGACAAAGGGAGAAATATTGCAGTGTTTTAAGTGCCCCTGAGAAGTGGTTTGCTACTCCTCTAAGAGATGGTTATCAGAGGCTCACAAGTGCCAGGATATTCTGTGATCCcgtaattaattttgttttggcgTCATGAACTCTGATGGTGGCTGCCAGCCTCTGTGGCATTTTCAGCGTGAATAagggaaacttttgaaaattctgcCTTCGGTAGTCTCCATGCCTGGCATCAGTcgtttatcattcattcattcaagagatACTCCCTAAGTCTGTTCCTAAGTTTGAATTACAAGTCTCAGGACTGTGAATATCAAGATGCATTAGCTAGTCTAGCCCACACACAGGTATGTGCTGGGTCAGATGGGAACTGGGAGCTGGGGTGTCAGTTCCAACGAGGACTTGAAGAGTCAGG is a genomic window of Muntiacus reevesi chromosome 3, mMunRee1.1, whole genome shotgun sequence containing:
- the TRIB2 gene encoding tribbles homolog 2 produces the protein MNIHRSTPITIARYGRSRNKTQDFEELSSIRSAEPSQSFSPNLGSPSPPETPNLSHCVSCIGKYLLLEPLEGDHVFRAVHLHSGEELVCKVFDISCYQESLAPCFCLSAHSNINQITEIILGETKAYVFFERSYGDMHSFVRTCKKLREEEAARLFYQIASAVAHCHDGGLVLRDLKLRKFIFKDEERTRVKLESLEDAYILRGDDDSLSDKHGCPAYVSPEILNTNGSYSGKAADVWSLGVMLYTMLVGRYPFHDIEPSSLFSKIRRGQFNIPETLSPKAKCLIRSILRREPSERLTSQEILDHPWFSTDFSVSNSGYGAKEVSDQLVPDVNMEESLDPFFN